The genomic DNA CGGTTCGGTGAACCGGGGCTGCGACCCTTTCGGGCGCTACCCCTCACCGCAACGGTGATATAAGCCCCTCGTAACCCGGCCAGGTAAATGAACGGGGGAAATCGCGCGGTCGGCCTGTCTTGCCGCTCGGTTAGGGTTGGGTTAGCCGATCTCGATCATCGTCTTGAGCACGCCTTCCTGGTACGCGTTCTGGAACCGGAAGGCGTCCGGGACGCGGTCTAGCGGAAACGTGTGCGTGGCGATCGGCCCGACGTTGACCCGCCCGGCCTGGACCATCTGAATCGCGCGCGGATATACGTGCCCCATGCGCCGCTGCCACTTCATCGTCAGCGCCTTCCGCCGCACCTCCGACGCGACGAGACCGAAACGGTCGCCGTCCGGGATGCCGACGAGAATGACGCGCCCGCCGACCGCCGCGCAGGCCACCGCGTCCTCCGGCCCGGTGGGCGAGTTCGTCGCCTCGAGCACTACGTCGGCGCCCCGGCCGTTGGTCCACCCGGCGACCGCCCGGAGATTCGTGGCCGCGTCGTCCGCGCCGAGCCGCTTGGCGGCCTCGGCGCGGTACCCGATCGGGTCGATCGTCCAGACGCGCCCCGCGCCGGCTTCCCGCGCCACCTGGAGCAGCAGCAATCCGATCGGTCCCGCGCCGATCACCGCGACGGTGTCCATCGGCCGGAGGCGCGCCAGATCGAGCGCGAAGATCGCCACGCCGAGCGGCTCGAGCAACGCCGTGGTCGCCGGATCGAAGCCGTCCGGGACGGGGAACAGGGCGTCCGGAGGCGCCGCGTGGTACTCGGCCAGACCGCCGTGGAGCCCGGGGGTGCCGGCAAATTTCACGTCGGGGCACAGGTTCTGATCGCCGCGGAGGCACCATTCGCAGCGTCCGCAGGGACGCGCCGGGTCGACGGCCACGAGCGTCCCGGCCGGCAGACCGTGCGGCCGGCCGCGATCGTCGGCGACTTCGGCGGCGAACTCGTGGCCGAGAATCAGCGGGGACGTCACCCACGCCGAGCCGACGCCGCCCTCGCGATAATAATGAAGGTCGCTGCCGCACACGCCTACGGCGCGGACGCGGAGCAGCACTTCTCCGTCCCGCGGCTCGGGCAGGGGGACGGCCTCCACACGGATGTCATGGGCTTTGTGAATCAGCGCGGCGCGCATCTCCGCCATGAGGGTGCGCCTTTCTCGGCGCGCCCGGGGGCTTCCTCCGGGCGCGCCGCCGCTCCGGGGAGGCCGCGCGCGCCGCGTCAGCGAACCCGACCCTCCATGGCCAGACTTCCCTACGTGCCGGATCCGGACGCGAACGCCGATGGTGCCGCCGAGGCCTATGCCGCCGTGAGGGCGCTCGGCCGTCCGCTGCTCAACCTGTACCGCGTGCTGGCGAACCAGCCGCCGGCCCTGCGCGCGTTTCTCGGCATGTCGCGCTACGTGCGCGACGAGAGCGCGCTGGCGGCGCCGCTCCGTGAATTGAC from bacterium includes the following:
- a CDS encoding alcohol dehydrogenase catalytic domain-containing protein codes for the protein MAEMRAALIHKAHDIRVEAVPLPEPRDGEVLLRVRAVGVCGSDLHYYREGGVGSAWVTSPLILGHEFAAEVADDRGRPHGLPAGTLVAVDPARPCGRCEWCLRGDQNLCPDVKFAGTPGLHGGLAEYHAAPPDALFPVPDGFDPATTALLEPLGVAIFALDLARLRPMDTVAVIGAGPIGLLLLQVAREAGAGRVWTIDPIGYRAEAAKRLGADDAATNLRAVAGWTNGRGADVVLEATNSPTGPEDAVACAAVGGRVILVGIPDGDRFGLVASEVRRKALTMKWQRRMGHVYPRAIQMVQAGRVNVGPIATHTFPLDRVPDAFRFQNAYQEGVLKTMIEIG